One part of the Theobroma cacao chloroplast, complete genome genome encodes these proteins:
- the psbM gene encoding photosystem II protein M — translation MEVNILAFIATALFILVPTAFLLIIYVKTVSQSD, via the coding sequence ATGGAAGTAAATATTCTCGCATTTATTGCTACTGCGCTGTTCATTCTAGTTCCTACCGCTTTTTTACTTATAATATACGTAAAAACTGTCAGTCAAAGTGATTAA
- the petN gene encoding cytochrome b6/f complex subunit VIII, translated as MDIVSLAWAALMVVFTFSLSLVVWGRSGL; from the coding sequence ATGGATATAGTAAGTCTTGCTTGGGCTGCTTTAATGGTAGTCTTTACATTTTCCCTTTCACTCGTAGTATGGGGAAGAAGTGGACTCTAG
- the rpoB gene encoding RNA polymerase beta subunit: protein MLGDENGEMSTIPGLNQIQFEGFYGFMDRGLTEELYKFPKIEDTDQEIEFQLFVETYQLVEPLIKERDAVYESLTYSSELYVSAGLIWKTSKDMQEQTIFIGNIPLMNSLGTSIVNGIYRIVINQILQSPGIYYRSELDHNGISVYTGTIISDWGGRLELEIDRKARIWARVSRKQKISILVLSSAMGSNLREILENVCYPEIFLSFLTDKEKKKIGSKENAILEFYQQFSCVGGDPVFSESLCKELQKKFFQQRCELGRIGRRNMNQRLNLNIPQNNTFLLPRDILSAADQLIGMKFGMGTLDDMNHLKNKRIRSVADLLQDQFGLALVRLENVVRGTICGAIRHKLIPTPQNLVTSTPLTTTYESFFGLHPLSQVLDRTNPLTQIVHGRKLSYLGPGGLTGRTANFRIRDIHPSHYGRICPIDTSEGINVGLIGSLAIHARIGHWGSLESPFYKIFERSKKAQMLYLSPSRDEYYMVATGNSLALNQGIQEEQVVPARYRQEFLTIAWEQVHLRSIFPFQYFSIGASLIPFIEHNDANRALMSSNMQRQAVPLSRSEKCIVGTGLERQVALDSGVPAIADHEGKIISTDTDKIILSGNGDTLSIPLVMYQRSNKNTCMHQTPRVQRGKCIKKGQILADGAATVGGELALGKNVLVAYMPWEGYNFEDAVLISERLVYEDIYTSFHIRKYEIQTHVTSQGPERITNEIPHLEAHLLRNLDKNGIVMLGSWVETGDILVGKLTPQVAKESSYAPEDRLLRAILGIQVSTSKETCLKLPIGGRGRVIDVRWIQKKGGSSYNPETIRVYISQKREIKVGDKVAGRHGNKGIISKILPRQDMPYLQDGRPVDMVFNPLGVPSRMNVGQIFECSLGLAGSLLDRHYRIAPFDERYEQEASRKLVFSELYEAGKQTANPWVFEPEYPGKSRIFDGRTGDPFEQPVIIGKPYILKLIHQVDDKIHGRSSGHYALVTQQPLRGRSKQGGQRVGEMEVWALEGFGVAHILQEMLTYKSDHIRARQEVLGTTIIGGTIPKPEDAPESFRLLVRELRSLALELNHFLVSEKNFQINRKEA from the coding sequence ATGCTCGGGGATGAAAATGGGGAAATGTCTACAATACCTGGGTTGAATCAGATACAATTTGAAGGATTTTATGGGTTCATGGATCGGGGCTTAACAGAAGAACTTTATAAGTTTCCAAAAATTGAAGATACAGATCAAGAAATTGAATTTCAATTATTTGTGGAAACATATCAATTGGTGGAACCGTTGATAAAAGAAAGGGATGCTGTATATGAATCACTCACATATTCTTCTGAATTATATGTATCCGCGGGATTAATTTGGAAAACCAGTAAGGATATGCAAGAACAAACAATTTTTATTGGAAACATTCCTTTAATGAACTCCCTCGGAACTTCTATAGTAAATGGAATATACAGAATTGTGATCAATCAAATATTGCAAAGCCCCGGTATCTATTATCGATCAGAATTGGATCATAACGGAATTTCGGTCTATACTGGTACCATAATATCAGATTGGGGGGGGAGGTTAGAATTAGAGATTGATAGAAAAGCAAGGATATGGGCTCGTGTAAGTAGGAAACAGAAAATATCTATTCTAGTTCTATCATCAGCTATGGGTTCGAATCTAAGAGAAATTCTAGAGAATGTTTGCTACCCTGAAATTTTTTTGTCTTTCCTGACCGATAAGGAAAAAAAAAAAATTGGGTCAAAAGAAAATGCCATTTTGGAGTTTTATCAACAATTTTCTTGTGTAGGCGGGGATCCGGTATTTTCTGAATCCTTGTGTAAGGAATTACAAAAGAAATTCTTTCAGCAAAGATGTGAATTAGGAAGGATTGGTCGACGAAATATGAACCAGAGACTGAATCTTAATATACCTCAGAACAATACATTTTTGTTACCGCGAGATATATTGTCAGCTGCGGATCAGTTGATTGGAATGAAATTTGGAATGGGTACACTTGACGATATGAATCATTTGAAAAATAAGCGTATTCGTTCTGTAGCGGATCTCTTACAAGATCAATTCGGATTGGCTCTGGTTCGTTTAGAAAATGTAGTTAGAGGAACCATATGCGGAGCAATTAGGCATAAATTGATACCGACTCCTCAGAATTTGGTAACTTCGACTCCATTAACAACCACTTATGAATCCTTTTTCGGATTACACCCATTATCTCAAGTTTTGGATCGAACAAATCCATTGACACAAATAGTTCATGGGAGAAAATTGAGTTATTTGGGCCCCGGAGGATTGACCGGGCGAACTGCTAATTTTCGGATACGAGATATCCATCCTAGTCACTATGGACGCATTTGCCCAATTGACACGTCTGAAGGGATCAATGTTGGACTTATTGGATCCTTAGCAATTCATGCCAGGATTGGTCATTGGGGGTCTCTAGAAAGTCCATTTTATAAAATCTTTGAGAGATCAAAAAAAGCACAGATGCTTTATTTATCCCCAAGTCGAGATGAATATTATATGGTAGCGACAGGAAATTCTTTGGCCTTGAATCAGGGTATTCAGGAAGAACAGGTTGTTCCGGCTCGATACCGCCAAGAATTCCTGACTATTGCATGGGAACAGGTTCATCTTCGAAGTATTTTTCCCTTTCAATATTTTTCTATTGGAGCTTCCCTCATTCCTTTTATCGAGCATAATGACGCGAATCGGGCTTTAATGAGTTCTAATATGCAACGCCAAGCAGTTCCGCTTTCTCGTTCCGAGAAGTGCATTGTTGGAACTGGGTTGGAACGCCAAGTGGCTCTAGATTCAGGGGTTCCCGCTATAGCCGATCACGAGGGAAAGATCATTTCTACCGATACTGACAAGATCATTTTATCGGGCAATGGGGATACTCTAAGCATTCCATTAGTTATGTATCAACGTTCCAACAAAAATACTTGTATGCATCAAACTCCCCGGGTTCAGCGGGGTAAATGCATTAAAAAGGGACAAATTTTAGCGGATGGTGCCGCTACAGTTGGTGGCGAACTCGCTTTGGGCAAAAACGTATTAGTAGCTTATATGCCATGGGAAGGTTACAATTTTGAGGATGCGGTACTCATTAGCGAGCGTCTAGTATATGAAGATATTTATACTTCTTTTCACATACGAAAATATGAAATTCAGACTCATGTGACAAGCCAAGGTCCTGAAAGAATCACTAACGAAATACCACACCTAGAAGCCCATTTACTCCGCAATTTAGACAAAAATGGAATTGTGATGCTGGGATCTTGGGTGGAGACGGGCGATATTTTAGTAGGTAAATTAACGCCTCAGGTGGCGAAAGAATCATCGTATGCTCCAGAAGATAGATTATTACGGGCCATACTTGGGATTCAGGTATCCACTTCAAAGGAAACTTGTCTAAAATTACCTATAGGTGGGAGGGGTCGAGTCATCGATGTGAGATGGATCCAGAAAAAAGGGGGTTCTAGTTATAATCCGGAAACGATTCGTGTATATATTTCACAGAAACGCGAAATCAAAGTAGGCGATAAAGTAGCCGGAAGACATGGAAATAAAGGTATCATTTCAAAAATTTTACCTAGACAGGATATGCCTTATTTGCAAGACGGAAGACCTGTTGATATGGTCTTCAACCCATTAGGAGTACCTTCACGAATGAATGTAGGACAGATATTTGAATGCTCGCTTGGGTTAGCAGGGAGTCTACTAGATAGACATTATCGAATAGCACCGTTTGATGAGAGATATGAACAAGAGGCTTCGAGAAAACTAGTGTTTTCCGAATTATATGAAGCCGGTAAGCAAACAGCAAATCCATGGGTATTTGAACCCGAGTATCCAGGAAAAAGCAGAATATTTGATGGAAGAACGGGGGATCCTTTTGAACAACCTGTTATAATAGGAAAGCCTTATATCTTGAAATTAATTCATCAAGTTGATGATAAAATACATGGGCGTTCCAGTGGACATTATGCACTTGTTACACAACAACCACTTAGAGGAAGGTCCAAGCAAGGAGGACAACGGGTAGGAGAAATGGAGGTTTGGGCTCTAGAGGGATTTGGTGTTGCTCATATTTTACAAGAAATGCTTACTTATAAATCTGATCATATTAGAGCTCGCCAAGAAGTACTTGGTACTACGATCATTGGAGGAACAATACCTAAACCTGAAGATGCTCCAGAATCTTTTCGATTGCTCGTCCGAGAATTACGATCTTTGGCTCTGGAACTGAATCATTTCCTTGTATCTGAGAAGAACTTCCAGATTAATAGGAAGGAAGCTTAA